Below is a genomic region from Sphingopyxis terrae subsp. terrae NBRC 15098.
CTTCGCTTCGCTCGCAATGACCTAAATGATCGAACCCTGATATATGCCCCCACTTGTCAAAATCTGCGGCCTCTCTACGCCCGAAACGGTTGACGCCGCTATCCGGCTCGGCGCGACGCACATTGGCCTCGTTCACTATGAACCGAGTCCGCGCCACGTCGATCTGAAGACCGCTGCCGCGCTTCGCCAGCGCGCCGGGGGGAAAGTGAAGGTTGCGCTCCTTCTCGTGAATGCCTCGCGACAGGTGACCGGCGAGGCGCTCAGCGCGGTGCGCCCCGACATCGTCCAGTTTCATGGCAATGAAACACCCCAATGGCTCGCCGCGGTCAAACGGCTCGTTCCCGCCGAAGTCTGGAAGGCGGTCGGCCTGAAGGATGCCGGAACGCTGGAACGCGTCCGGCAGTTTGAAGGTGCGGCCGACCGCATCTTGTTCGATGCGCCGGCAGCGGCGTTGCCCGGCGGCACCGGCGCCCGCTTCGACTGGTCGCTGCTCAAGGGCCATCGCCACTCGATCGATTGGGGCGTCGCAGGCGGACTGACCCCGGCCAATGTCGCACAGGCGATCGCCGAAACCGGCGCGCCGCTCGTCGATGTGTCGTCGGGGGTCGAAAGCGCACCGGGCGTCAAGGATATGGACAAGATCGCCGCTTTCCTTAAAGCGGTCGGCAGATGCTGACACCGCAGTTCCTCATGATGCGCATCGGAAAACGATGGCGCTGACCGCTTGAGACCCGATCTTCAAGTGCGCGCCCACCCGTAACCGATGGAAATGACCATGACCGAAGCACCGACCCTGCCCAACAGCCTCCGCACCCAGCCCGACGCGCGCGGCCATTTCGGCGCCTTCGGCGGCCGCTATGTCGCCGAAACGCTGATGCCGCTCATCCTCGACCTCGAACGCCATTATCGCGCTGCGCAGGCCGACCCTGCCTTCAAGGCCGAGTTCGACTATCTGCTCAAAAATTATGTCGGCCGCCCGAGCCCGCTGTGGTTTGCCGAGCGGCTGACGAACGATCTGGGTGGCGCGAAGATCTATTTGAAGCGCGAGGATCTGAACCACACCGGCGCGCACAAGATCAACAATTGCATCGGTCAGATCCTGCTCGCCAAGCAGATGGGCAAGACCAAGATCATCGCCGAAACCGGCGCCGGCCAGCACGGCGTCGCGACCGCGACCGTGGCAGCGCTCTTTGGCCTGCCCTGCACCATTTTCATGGGCGCGGTCGACGTCGCGCGGCAGCAGCCGAACGTCTTCCGCATGAAGCTGCTCGGCGCCGAAGTCGTCGCGGTCGAAAGCGGCGCGAAGACGCTGAAAGATGCGATGAACGAGGCGCTCCGCCACTGGGTCGCGAACGTCGAGGACACCTTCTACATCATCGGCACCGTCGCGGGGCCGCATCCCTATCCCGAACTGGTGCGTGATTTCCAGTCGGTGATCGGCGAGGAAGCGAAGGCGCAAATTCTCGAAGCCGAAGGGCGCCTGCCCGACATGCTGATCGCCCCCGTCGGCGGCGGGTCGAACGCCATCGGGCTGTTCCATCCCTTCCTCGATGACACAGACGTCGAGATCGTCGGCGTCGAAGCCGCGGGCGAAGGATTGGGCGGCAAGCACGCCGCCAGCCTCGCCGGCGGCAAACCCGGCATCCTCCACGGCAACAAGACCTATCTGCTGCAGGATGAGGACGGCCAGATCACCGAGGCGCACAGCATCTCGGCGGGGCTCGACTATCCGGGC
It encodes:
- a CDS encoding phosphoribosylanthranilate isomerase, with product MPPLVKICGLSTPETVDAAIRLGATHIGLVHYEPSPRHVDLKTAAALRQRAGGKVKVALLLVNASRQVTGEALSAVRPDIVQFHGNETPQWLAAVKRLVPAEVWKAVGLKDAGTLERVRQFEGAADRILFDAPAAALPGGTGARFDWSLLKGHRHSIDWGVAGGLTPANVAQAIAETGAPLVDVSSGVESAPGVKDMDKIAAFLKAVGRC
- the trpB gene encoding tryptophan synthase subunit beta, which gives rise to MTEAPTLPNSLRTQPDARGHFGAFGGRYVAETLMPLILDLERHYRAAQADPAFKAEFDYLLKNYVGRPSPLWFAERLTNDLGGAKIYLKREDLNHTGAHKINNCIGQILLAKQMGKTKIIAETGAGQHGVATATVAALFGLPCTIFMGAVDVARQQPNVFRMKLLGAEVVAVESGAKTLKDAMNEALRHWVANVEDTFYIIGTVAGPHPYPELVRDFQSVIGEEAKAQILEAEGRLPDMLIAPVGGGSNAIGLFHPFLDDTDVEIVGVEAAGEGLGGKHAASLAGGKPGILHGNKTYLLQDEDGQITEAHSISAGLDYPGIGPEHSWLHDIGRARYEPVTDEEALASFQKLTKLEGIIPALESAHAIAAAERIAPTLGKDKIIIVNCSGRGDKDIFTVAEALGVKL